One Triplophysa rosa linkage group LG8, Trosa_1v2, whole genome shotgun sequence genomic window, TTTTCGGTTCTATTTTACAATAAGATGTCCTAAAAATGAGTTGtaattaacaaaaacattttccttCAGGCATGGTTGACATTGTTATAAAGTATTTCCACTTGCAATGACCCATCTACCTGCTCCACCCAGGTCCCCATGTCAGCTCAGCTTACACCTATGGATTACATATGAGCAAACGAGTTCTTTTTTGTTCGTTTATTAAAGTAGTGATACTAGCCAGATatctaaaaacaaataaattacgtattttaatttttttttcaaaataactaaAAAGAGTGATGACGATTTTCAAGTAGCCTACTACATTTCCACACAGACGCCACAAAACATTGATGTTTAACACAGTACTGACATCTGCTGCTCAATTGATGTAACAACACCTGTTGAGTATCATGCAGTCATACGGCTCAAAACTTATTTTCCAGACGTGCTTTGACTTTTTTGAATACTTGTATTACATTAAGTTGCAATTAAAATGCTAACGAAATACCCGAATTTAATATCAACAGTGCACGGTATGCATAGatagaaacaaaacacaagcagCTCATGCATCATTTATCTTTAGTATGTCTGCTTCAAATGTCCCACTAAAACGAGCACTATTCAATACTCTTAAAATTCACTCTGAACTTTTGTCGCCCTGTGTTAACGTCTATATTTAGGAGCAGTTATGAATCGGGATTGATTGACACCTCCGACTGTTTTAAAGGTCCCGCCCCCCTCTACTCAACTGACCGTGCAGGAGCAACTTATGCGTGGGAACAAAACTTCGTACATTTCGCTTACTTATTAAGGATTAAATGAAATAACCTATTACAAACGTATCAGTTTTTTAGTATTTCATAGTAATTAATGCTTACACGATGACACGAGAGGAGGACCTGTTGCGGATTGCTAAAAAGCTAGACAAGATGGTGTCTAGAAATAACATGGTGAGGTCCTTATTTTGACGCCAAGCTTCACTCTGTTTGTTTTCGCGTGCAAACTTCGCACGTGCTGCTTATGGATAACTTATTTAGAGTTGTTTCTTACTTGTGCGCTTTTAATTCAGCTTTAATTCACACGAAGGCGCGCAGCGTGCTTGTTTAATGTTGCAAAAGTGCAAGtagtgtttgtaatagacgcaTATGTGACAGAACAGGTGCAGATTTACGTGCTTTATGATTGGTGCGTGGCAGATACGATCAACGCAGACGTTCGTATTTGTGAATACGGGGATTGATGAAAGGCTGTgtgtacatgtttttatatttagatCAAGTGTGTGTTTCCTAGTAGTAAATGGCACAAGGTCGTGGAGGCGTGACTGTATTTTTTCTCGGAATGCGCGCATGGGCACAGCACCTACCTCTGATAGTGATGCAATAGTCATAATGATGCATAGCAAAAGCAATGCGTACTATATTTAAAATTTCAcatcaaaactattttatattttaggatATTCACAGAGAATTTGTATATGTTGTGTTGACGATTCTCTCTTGCTATCTCTTGGTATCACAACTTTGAAGTTCCCATGTATAGTTTTGAAGTTCCCAATAATCAAGGACTCTTTTCCTTGATTATTGAGTTAAAGTCATAGAAAACctcaaaaaaaaatcaaaaaatcaaaaacgttttaataaaataaaaaaaaacgaatGAAAGGAAATTGAGTTAGCACAATTCATATATTTCTGTCTACAAAATTCTTTCAAACATTTAAGGGCATGGCTTCCTGTCAAAATGGTTTTACTatcacaagaaacatttcagtcaagtaaGTATGGCAATGTTACTGAAATTATTCAATGATGTTTTAAGGTCATTATTATTATGTCTTACCTGTGTGTGTAGGATGGGGCTCTAGATCTTCTAAAGGAATTGAAAAGTTTCAACATGACGCTGAAGCTACTTCAGGTATGTCCGCTAGATCAATTTTATTGACATACTGTATTGATTTTCTATTCTAGGAGAATATAGCTGCAAAACAGCCACATATCCAGCATAGGTAGTGCAATAAACCATATGCACACACGCATTGTGCTGTGCGATTGATGTCATTTGCGCTCTTCTGGGAAACTGatatacttccggttagtataaaacggtttagtattccatttgggacgatactactCTTCTGATATTCATCAagcgtagcgttagttctggcaggtcacgtgagttcagcttgcatcagctgatcacatcaggtgcagctaatcaacgttaaccaatagtcatacaacacacactagactgtatcctatttaagttgcatttctttgctccttgtcagctgcttaatcgtgttgCACTTCAAACCCACCTCCTCCTTATCTGCCTGTATCTTCGGATCTTTTAATTGaatcctgttacgcatcaggaactgttctggttccccaggtggggggacatgtattgctgcgctcctgctatgtccatgcaaggctgcatggacgggcagagagtttgcccagaacagtttcattccgccaaactaaatatatgctatcgttaaataattgacgacagtggtcccgacagaaatacactagatggttgagtgcatagtttaagtgcatagtgtatagtatgtcattttGGACACCgcttggcatttcctggaactacatGTGTAAATAGTTCTTCTTCTGTATCCCATATTaagagtttctgcacgagagcacCCTCTGGTTTTCATATGTGCCAGAATTTAACCGTAATTCTAAATTAAGATGTTTACTTGTTTACAGGATACAAGAATTGGGATGTCTGTTAACGGAATAAGAAAACATTGCACAGATGAAGACGTGGTCAACCTGGCAAAGGTTCTTATCAAAAACTGGAAGAAGCTTTTAGGTgagaaagtgatttttttttcttttcaagatcaaaacattaatttagttttaaaatgcttttatacTTTTTGACCATTCCATTTCCTCCGATTAAATAAAACCTGTCACAAGAAAACCTCAACAAACATAAATGACCTACTTTGCCTGTCGTTGTTTGCCAGACAGacatctgtgtttattattacgtttaaagggatacttcgcccaaaaatgaaaattgtgtcgtcatttactcacccgtcgagttgttccaaatctgtataaatttctttgttctgatgaacacagagaaagatatttggaagaatgcttgtaaccaaacagatttgactcccatagtaagattatttttgttctgttgaacacaaaagaagacattttgaagactgtaggacagcaaacagttcgggggcacttttgactaccattgtatttttacctactatgggagtcaatggggggcaaaatctgtctggttataagcattcttccaaatatctttttctgtgttcatcagaacaaagaaatttatacagatttggaaccactcgaaggtgagtcaatgatgacagaattttcatttttgggtgaagtatccctttaatttacaATGCTTATTACATTAATATGAGGCTGATTGGAAATAAAACAAGATTTATGACATTGAACAGATAAGATCattgacaacaacaacaacccaGAAGGTACTGACAGTTTTATTCCCCTTTTGAAAACCAGAATCAGCTCAAAACCAGAAGTCTGAAAAACCAAATGAGGTGAAAAATGGTAATTCCACCAAGCCGCCAGGGTCACCCAACAGGACGTCTGCTGAGAGAGAGTTAAGGTATATATTTTTGATAACTagaaaaatgaaattgaaaGCTTCGGGAAGCAGATAAGACGGAGGCCTAGTATTTTACACAAACATTAAGATATGCAGACGGCAATGTGAGCAAAGACTTGTGGTTTACATTATGATGTATAACCTGTTTGTCTCATCAGTCCACAAAGGTCGACTACGGAAATTAAACTCGACTTAGCCTCAAATAAGAAACTCGATGACAAACACCGAGAGAAACGAGATGCCCAcctgagaaaagaaaaagaggaaaacgatcacaaaaaagagaaacagtcttgtaacaataaaaaagaaccTGAGAGGTGAGACACCTCCCTGCTGGTTAAGTTCTCTTaccctttaaaactgtgcagttGGATTGAGgaagtttttgtattttgtttaggAAAGATACATTGAACAGTGATGTAGTCCCCTCCCCTTTGCCGCATTCGACTCCGCCCCCTAAGAGTCTTCCAGCTGGGGAAGTGAAGAGGGAGAGGTTAGGACTTGCATTTGGTTGAGTCATGTGCTGTTTTGATGTGAATGTGATCAGGAAGGTGCACTCAAGAAATTTTATTGGGGTGAAAGTCtttttttaacctttaaaagtctgaaaaatctgaaagaaaaaattgttttatatcgcatctaaaatattatattaacacGGTCTGGCTGTTTGCATGGATGGTTTTCAAATTGCTTTCTGCGTGTTTTAAAGATGCATTCAGCAGTTTTTCTCTCATTGATCTAATTGTATGCCTGAGAACAGTCATATCGCTTGCCTTATAAAACCTGGGTTATCACATGTTGAGAATGAGCCAACATAAGCCTGTTTCAATGGTACAACAGAATGACTCACCTTTTCATAACCTGTAACATCATTGTGTTTCCTTTTTCATGAAACCACTGTCCTTTTACTTGTACGCCATCTACTTGTTAAAACTTTCACTTTTGTTTAGGAAAGATGCGCCTGTTGATTTTTTCCCTCCTGCTTCTCTCAATTTTCACCCTCCTTTAAGACGCTCATCCACAGACGTAAAGAAAGAGAGGTCAGACTGCTTGTCATTTTGTATGCTTGACATAAATATGATAGTTTTGGTTTTCGTCTTAATAAAatcatcaaaatgtaattacttgCTCCACCTCTGAAACAAATGTTCTTTTCCACTGATGTCACCAAAGCCACTTAGGTTTTAATCAATGGGTGTTGCTAGTGGACTTACATTCGTGTCCGGCTCCATTCTGATATGGAAAGCCGACTTTGAACAATTCAATCAATCATTTACAATTGATGACATCAAGTACTGCCCTACATTTATGTTTGGCTACACTCTGAAATGCGTCACATCAAGAAACTAAAATGGGATGCAAATACCATCTCCTATTGACTTAATGTGTAAGTGTAATCTAGTgcaatttattattaatgtaatCCATTGATTATCAGACGTAGATGTCAGACAGTTGGTATGTCCACAGGCGTGTGTAGATCTGGAGTTATAAATGCTGGTTGTGGATGTTTGCATTTCTTGTGCAGAAAAAATCCTGTGGGCTCTTTACATTCTACGCCTCCTCTTCAATCACATCTATCTAAACATCCCATCACAAATGGAAAGAAAGAGAGGTTAGCAGCAGCTACATCCTTTCAATTTAACAGATGGTGATTTCTCATTGTCAAATTAGCAACCCGGTGATCAGTGAGACTGGATTATCTTTACGCAGGAGAGATGTTCCTGATCCTCTTCGTCATCCTGCTCATCTTCAACCTCCTCATCCTCCTCCTTTTCCCATCCCTAAGCGTTCATCAGATATGCAGAAAGAGAGGTCAGGGGACGCACTAATGAGACCATGTCAGGGATAATGTACGGCCAGACAGTAATTatcgcaaaatgttttgtcataaCGAAAGACTGGCTGTcaattatcctgcttattataCAGCTGCTTagcaaatgaataaaaccatGAGCGTGAATTATTGATTAGaggttaaattattttattgtctCATGTAGATTATCCTGAAGCATCTGCTAAGAAAAATAGACAATGCAGGCAACACAGCAACACGATTACAAAATGAATCACATGTAGCACACATCCACGagtaaataaaaagataaaaaaagatgtctTTAGCAATAGTAGTAAATATTACGAGCGCACGAAGGTGATTGGGAGTCATCATGCACCGTATATTTATATCCACAGGAAAGATGCATCTGAAACTGTCCCTTCTGCTCTTCATCACTCTCTGTCTCAGcattctcctcctcctctcaaACGTCCATCTGTTGACTCGCCAAAGGAAAGGTCAGAGTGCTGTCGGTTAACAGCATCTTTTGTGGTGGAAGGAAATGAGCACAGtctattataatatttttgtaaaactttgCAATAGTGTGTGAAAATGGTTATAAAAATGATAGctgtgaaaaatataaaatcagttttatgattttaaaatCTACTATTTAGAGgtacatgtttttgtttcattctgtgaactaataaCAGTATTTCTaccaaatgttaaataaaaatattgcttctatttgcatttatttgcagaaaatgaaaacgggagaaacaggtcaaaataacagaaaagatgctgtgtattttttcagacctcaaatactgcaaagaaaacaagttcatattcacttttaagcaatgcaacagtaatatttctacatgtatttaggaaatgttcaaaaataattttgtgacAACATTGATTTTATCACAGCTTTTATGGGTGTTGTcaagctgtcagtctttcacgttgctgttggatgactcttgaggtttgattttgttgaaattcaacggACACTGGACTTGAATGGCCAcattacatctagaaatgctgattaaatgaacatttgcgATGGTCTCCTAATTTTTCCGCCGGCTGTATAGATAAACCAGCATGACCATAAGTGCTTCTagtattttgttgttctttttggAACGGCACATtaaaattttatatttgtgCCTAGGATGAAAAAAGCTCCTGATCCGAATGCCCCTCTTCCTCCGTTACCCTTTCACCTTCATCCTCCTCAGAAACAAGAACTGAAGAAAGAGAGGTTAGGGCTTGGTGTGTTGTTTTAGTTATCTAAAAATGTCTGTTCACTTTACTTTCAGGCACTGCAGCacactttttactttttaatatatCAAATAATATATAGCCTTATATATTTGTGAGATGACACCAAAAATGCGAATGTAAAACGTAGGGGTGCTCATAAATAACCAGTGACTTCCTGTGCTTAGAAAAGAAACGGCGGATCCCAATGCTCCGCTCCCTCCTGTTCCTCTGCATCTTCAGCCCCCTGTAAAACGCCCCTCATTAGACACGAAGAAAGACAGGTCAGGGTCTGATGAACTGGAAAACACGTTGACACAAAAGCTGCTGTGCCTGTGCATTGTTTTGCTTTAATTACTTATTGACGactgaaattgttttgttatagaaAAGACACATCAGAGTTGAAGCGGCGGTCGTCCGAGCACAATGAGAAAGACAGGTCTGAAATGCATGAGATGCTTGCTTGACTGAAGTGAAATTTGTGTGTTTGGACTATTGCTAAAATACATCTCACCCTGCTTGTACCTGTAGCGTTGAGAACAACCCCATGGTTGAAAAAGGGATTTTTGATGTGTTCCTCGAAGAGCATGGATTCGATTGAAAGCGTGGATTGATTAAATGTTGACTAACCCAATGCTCTGTAAATTGCTTGGAGCATCAAAGCATCGATGCATCAATAACTTAATTACATTCGGCGAATGAGTTCATGCCTTGTGAGAATGATTATTgtgtgcatttatgcatttggccgacgcttttattcaaagcaacttgCGATGCATTCGGCTTATACATTTTTTCAGTATGTACGGTTTGTTCCCTaggaattgaacccatgacgTTTGCACTGCTAATCAGTCGAGCCACAAAAACAGCGTTTGCATCCCATAATAAGACGATGCTTCTTTTACAGAAAAGATCCAAGAGACAGTAAGCCACTCAAAAGGCCTTCTGTGAAGATCAAGATTGAGAGGTTAGGATAGATGTGTTTTGCAACAGAAGGAAGGCAGAGGGCAGCAGCAGCTTATTGGATTATTCTTATTTGTCTTTGGAGTTTAAGGATTGTCAAAGCATATGGTTTCCTCGCATCCATTACATCAATACAGATTGTCATCTTTTCgcttttttcttcagaaaagaTTCTACAGATTCCAAAAAGCAGCTTCCCAGAAAGCCAAGCCTGGACGGACGGAGAGACAGGTCTGCTCGCACTTCTAAACAAAAATGCTTATCTGAATGAATAATGTGATATTTATCATTTCTCACACTTGTGACACTCTGACCTTTTTTAAACGTTTGGCTCTTTTTACCGCAGTAAGGACTCCAAGTCAAGCCATCATGCTTTGAAACGGCAGTTAAGTGAACCTAAATTAGAGAGGTACTGTCTCATTTTAAAGTCATTAGTAATGTAACCTACTGATCCCTTCAAGCAGACATTTACCTAAATGGAGTTTTGAAATAAATGTACCCAATGTTTTGATGCCCATGAGGAAATGTTTGCTCTAAACTCTGATCTTTTCTAGGAGAGACTCCACTAGCTCAAAGTCTGGCAGTTCACCTCAGGCCAAGAAATCTGGTGAAAGGCAAGAACTATATTTACCGTTGACCACCGATACACCAtatggttttgtttttctttggggAGTTTCTTGCCAGCGGCATCGTCTAAAAAGTCTTTATCAGTTGTAATAAACCCCTAAATGTGACCAGCCAGACTGGTAACCTCCCGAAGGACAGGTAATCAAAAATCGGGTTGCCAGATGCTCATAGACTCctgctttttgtttttcctatTCAGCAAGGGTAAACCAGAGACCCCCACAACCCCCACAAGCCCCCTGTCCCCATCATTCAGCTCCTGGGCAGGTCCCCTGTCACCTCATCTGCAGACCGGGGATTCCATCAGAGACAAATGCATTGAAATGCTGGCCGCCAGTCTGCGTACAGATGGTACGCACAAGAGCAACTAACACTTGACACCCACACATACAGCAGATATAGTGaacgtactgtatattgtaatgATGCTCACAGtatattaaacaaaattattCTGTCCTTTCCTCTCAGATGATTACAAAGACTATGGCGCAAACTGTGAGACCATGGCGGCAGAAATCGAGGATCATATCCTTCCCTTAAAAGTCATATCGTCATGCTTTGCGAATTTCACCCTATGTGATGAATCCTCTTCAAAGTAAGTTGGACATCTCTTTAACTCTCCTCCCACATATCTACCAGGAGATAAAAGCCACAgacatgaaatataaaaaccGAATCCGCAGCCGCATGAGCAACCTCAAGGATCCCAAGAATCCCAATCTGCGTAAAAACGTCTTAGCTGGAGCCATCGAGCTGAGCCGCATAGCAAGCATGACTGCCGAGGTACAGAGCAAAGGCGTACAGTACAGTTTAGATGACAGGGTGTAATTTTGAACCTctttaaacatgcataaatgAGAGGAAACGAAACGATGGGAGTGTTGTTTGGCAAAAGCTCTCCAGGTTTCTTGACAGGATACTCTTAGTCTCTCTAGATTCTACTATTATGAGGGTTGGAATAATTAGGCTTGAAATGAAATACTGTATGTGGCGCTATGTG contains:
- the tcea3 gene encoding transcription elongation factor A protein 3 isoform X5, with amino-acid sequence MTREEDLLRIAKKLDKMVSRNNMDGALDLLKELKSFNMTLKLLQDTRIGMSVNGIRKHCTDEDVVNLAKVLIKNWKKLLESAQNQKSEKPNEVKNGNSTKPPGSPNRTSAERELSPQRSTTEIKLDLASNKKLDDKHREKRDAHLRKEKEENDHKKEKQSCNNKKEPERKDTLNSDVVPSPLPHSTPPPKSLPAGEVKRERKDAPVDFFPPASLNFHPPLRRSSTDVKKERKNPVGSLHSTPPLQSHLSKHPITNGKKESETGLSLRRRDVPDPLRHPAHLQPPHPPPFPIPKRSSDMQKERKDASETVPSALHHSLSQHSPPPLKRPSVDSPKERKDSTDSKKQLPRKPSLDGRRDSKDSKSSHHALKRQLSEPKLERRDSTSSKSGSSPQAKKSGESKGKPETPTTPTSPLSPSFSSWAGPLSPHLQTGDSIRDKCIEMLAASLRTDDDYKDYGANCETMAAEIEDHIYQEIKATDMKYKNRIRSRMSNLKDPKNPNLRKNVLAGAIELSRIASMTAEEMASDELKQLRNVLTQEAIREHQMAKTGGTSTDLLQCGKCKKRNCTYNQVQTRSADEPMTTFVLCNECGNRWKFC
- the tcea3 gene encoding transcription elongation factor A protein 3 isoform X2; translation: MTREEDLLRIAKKLDKMVSRNNMDGALDLLKELKSFNMTLKLLQDTRIGMSVNGIRKHCTDEDVVNLAKVLIKNWKKLLESAQNQKSEKPNEVKNGNSTKPPGSPNRTSAERELSPQRSTTEIKLDLASNKKLDDKHREKRDAHLRKEKEENDHKKEKQSCNNKKEPERKDTLNSDVVPSPLPHSTPPPKSLPAGEVKRERKDAPVDFFPPASLNFHPPLRRSSTDVKKERKNPVGSLHSTPPLQSHLSKHPITNGKKERRDVPDPLRHPAHLQPPHPPPFPIPKRSSDMQKERKDASETVPSALHHSLSQHSPPPLKRPSVDSPKERMKKAPDPNAPLPPLPFHLHPPQKQELKKERKETADPNAPLPPVPLHLQPPVKRPSLDTKKDRKDTSELKRRSSEHNEKDRKDPRDSKPLKRPSVKIKIERKDSTDSKKQLPRKPSLDGRRDSKDSKSSHHALKRQLSEPKLERRDSTSSKSGSSPQAKKSGESKGKPETPTTPTSPLSPSFSSWAGPLSPHLQTGDSIRDKCIEMLAASLRTDDDYKDYGANCETMAAEIEDHIYQEIKATDMKYKNRIRSRMSNLKDPKNPNLRKNVLAGAIELSRIASMTAEEMASDELKQLRNVLTQEAIREHQMAKTGGTSTDLLQCGKCKKRNCTYNQVQTRSADEPMTTFVLCNECGNRWKFC
- the tcea3 gene encoding transcription elongation factor A protein 3 isoform X6, whose translation is MTREEDLLRIAKKLDKMVSRNNMDGALDLLKELKSFNMTLKLLQDTRIGMSVNGIRKHCTDEDVVNLAKVLIKNWKKLLESAQNQKSEKPNEVKNGNSTKPPGSPNRTSAERELSPQRSTTEIKLDLASNKKLDDKHREKRDAHLRKEKEENDHKKEKQSCNNKKEPERKDTLNSDVVPSPLPHSTPPPKSLPAGEVKRERKDAPVDFFPPASLNFHPPLRRSSTDVKKERKDSTDSKKQLPRKPSLDGRRDSKDSKSSHHALKRQLSEPKLERRDSTSSKSGSSPQAKKSGESKGKPETPTTPTSPLSPSFSSWAGPLSPHLQTGDSIRDKCIEMLAASLRTDDDYKDYGANCETMAAEIEDHIYQEIKATDMKYKNRIRSRMSNLKDPKNPNLRKNVLAGAIELSRIASMTAEEMASDELKQLRNVLTQEAIREHQMAKTGGTSTDLLQCGKCKKRNCTYNQVQTRSADEPMTTFVLCNECGNRWKFC
- the tcea3 gene encoding transcription elongation factor A protein 3 isoform X4, producing the protein MTREEDLLRIAKKLDKMVSRNNMDGALDLLKELKSFNMTLKLLQDTRIGMSVNGIRKHCTDEDVVNLAKVLIKNWKKLLESAQNQKSEKPNEVKNGNSTKPPGSPNRTSAERELSPQRSTTEIKLDLASNKKLDDKHREKRDAHLRKEKEENDHKKEKQSCNNKKEPERKDTLNSDVVPSPLPHSTPPPKSLPAGEVKRERKDAPVDFFPPASLNFHPPLRRSSTDVKKERKNPVGSLHSTPPLQSHLSKHPITNGKKESETGLSLRRRDVPDPLRHPAHLQPPHPPPFPIPKRSSDMQKERKDASETVPSALHHSLSQHSPPPLKRPSVDSPKERMKKAPDPNAPLPPLPFHLHPPQKQELKKERKDSTDSKKQLPRKPSLDGRRDSKDSKSSHHALKRQLSEPKLERRDSTSSKSGSSPQAKKSGESKGKPETPTTPTSPLSPSFSSWAGPLSPHLQTGDSIRDKCIEMLAASLRTDDDYKDYGANCETMAAEIEDHIYQEIKATDMKYKNRIRSRMSNLKDPKNPNLRKNVLAGAIELSRIASMTAEEMASDELKQLRNVLTQEAIREHQMAKTGGTSTDLLQCGKCKKRNCTYNQVQTRSADEPMTTFVLCNECGNRWKFC
- the tcea3 gene encoding transcription elongation factor A protein 3 isoform X8 gives rise to the protein MTREEDLLRIAKKLDKMVSRNNMDGALDLLKELKSFNMTLKLLQDTRIGMSVNGIRKHCTDEDVVNLAKVLIKNWKKLLESAQNQKSEKPNEVKNGNSTKPPGSPNRTSAERELRKDSTDSKKQLPRKPSLDGRRDSKDSKSSHHALKRQLSEPKLERRDSTSSKSGSSPQAKKSGESKGKPETPTTPTSPLSPSFSSWAGPLSPHLQTGDSIRDKCIEMLAASLRTDDDYKDYGANCETMAAEIEDHIYQEIKATDMKYKNRIRSRMSNLKDPKNPNLRKNVLAGAIELSRIASMTAEEMASDELKQLRNVLTQEAIREHQMAKTGGTSTDLLQCGKCKKRNCTYNQVQTRSADEPMTTFVLCNECGNRWKFC
- the tcea3 gene encoding transcription elongation factor A protein 3 isoform X7, whose product is MTREEDLLRIAKKLDKMVSRNNMDGALDLLKELKSFNMTLKLLQDTRIGMSVNGIRKHCTDEDVVNLAKVLIKNWKKLLESAQNQKSEKPNEVKNGNSTKPPGSPNRTSAERELSPQRSTTEIKLDLASNKKLDDKHREKRDAHLRKEKEENDHKKEKQSCNNKKEPERKDTLNSDVVPSPLPHSTPPPKSLPAGEVKRERKDSTDSKKQLPRKPSLDGRRDSKDSKSSHHALKRQLSEPKLERRDSTSSKSGSSPQAKKSGESKGKPETPTTPTSPLSPSFSSWAGPLSPHLQTGDSIRDKCIEMLAASLRTDDDYKDYGANCETMAAEIEDHIYQEIKATDMKYKNRIRSRMSNLKDPKNPNLRKNVLAGAIELSRIASMTAEEMASDELKQLRNVLTQEAIREHQMAKTGGTSTDLLQCGKCKKRNCTYNQVQTRSADEPMTTFVLCNECGNRWKFC
- the tcea3 gene encoding transcription elongation factor A protein 3 isoform X1 — encoded protein: MTREEDLLRIAKKLDKMVSRNNMDGALDLLKELKSFNMTLKLLQDTRIGMSVNGIRKHCTDEDVVNLAKVLIKNWKKLLESAQNQKSEKPNEVKNGNSTKPPGSPNRTSAERELSPQRSTTEIKLDLASNKKLDDKHREKRDAHLRKEKEENDHKKEKQSCNNKKEPERKDTLNSDVVPSPLPHSTPPPKSLPAGEVKRERKDAPVDFFPPASLNFHPPLRRSSTDVKKERKNPVGSLHSTPPLQSHLSKHPITNGKKESETGLSLRRRDVPDPLRHPAHLQPPHPPPFPIPKRSSDMQKERKDASETVPSALHHSLSQHSPPPLKRPSVDSPKERMKKAPDPNAPLPPLPFHLHPPQKQELKKERKETADPNAPLPPVPLHLQPPVKRPSLDTKKDRKDTSELKRRSSEHNEKDRKDPRDSKPLKRPSVKIKIERKDSTDSKKQLPRKPSLDGRRDSKDSKSSHHALKRQLSEPKLERRDSTSSKSGSSPQAKKSGESKGKPETPTTPTSPLSPSFSSWAGPLSPHLQTGDSIRDKCIEMLAASLRTDDDYKDYGANCETMAAEIEDHIYQEIKATDMKYKNRIRSRMSNLKDPKNPNLRKNVLAGAIELSRIASMTAEEMASDELKQLRNVLTQEAIREHQMAKTGGTSTDLLQCGKCKKRNCTYNQVQTRSADEPMTTFVLCNECGNRWKFC
- the tcea3 gene encoding transcription elongation factor A protein 3 isoform X3 — its product is MTREEDLLRIAKKLDKMVSRNNMDGALDLLKELKSFNMTLKLLQDTRIGMSVNGIRKHCTDEDVVNLAKVLIKNWKKLLESAQNQKSEKPNEVKNGNSTKPPGSPNRTSAERELSPQRSTTEIKLDLASNKKLDDKHREKRDAHLRKEKEENDHKKEKQSCNNKKEPERKDTLNSDVVPSPLPHSTPPPKSLPAGEVKRERKDAPVDFFPPASLNFHPPLRRSSTDVKKERKNPVGSLHSTPPLQSHLSKHPITNGKKESETGLSLRRRDVPDPLRHPAHLQPPHPPPFPIPKRSSDMQKERKDASETVPSALHHSLSQHSPPPLKRPSVDSPKERMKKAPDPNAPLPPLPFHLHPPQKQELKKERKETADPNAPLPPVPLHLQPPVKRPSLDTKKDRKDTSELKRRSSEHNEKDRKDSTDSKKQLPRKPSLDGRRDSKDSKSSHHALKRQLSEPKLERRDSTSSKSGSSPQAKKSGESKGKPETPTTPTSPLSPSFSSWAGPLSPHLQTGDSIRDKCIEMLAASLRTDDDYKDYGANCETMAAEIEDHIYQEIKATDMKYKNRIRSRMSNLKDPKNPNLRKNVLAGAIELSRIASMTAEEMASDELKQLRNVLTQEAIREHQMAKTGGTSTDLLQCGKCKKRNCTYNQVQTRSADEPMTTFVLCNECGNRWKFC